A window from Pseudomonas sp. Tri1 encodes these proteins:
- a CDS encoding ABC transporter substrate-binding protein, whose protein sequence is MKQLFLASLLGSTIAMCTAAMAADTDLKTLEAAAKAEGAVNSVGMPDDWANWKGTWDDLAKVYGLKHIDTDMSSAQEIAKFAAEKDNASADIGDVGAAFGPIAVKQGVVQPYKPSTWEQVPAWAKDKDGNWALAYTGTIAFIVNKKLLHGSEAPTKWADLKTGKYKVSIGDVSTAAQAANGVLAAALANGGNEKNLQPALLMFAEIAKQGRLSMANPTIATMEKGEVEVGVVWDFNGLSYKAKMANPDDYVVLIPSDGSVISGYTTIINKYAKHPNAAKLAREYIFSDAGQINLAKGNARPIRAEHLTLPEEVKAKLLPNEQYKGVTPIKDADAWEKTSKALPQMWNEQVIVEMK, encoded by the coding sequence ATGAAACAGCTTTTCCTGGCATCACTGTTAGGCTCGACCATTGCCATGTGCACCGCCGCCATGGCTGCTGACACCGATCTGAAAACGTTGGAAGCCGCTGCGAAAGCGGAAGGCGCCGTGAACAGCGTCGGCATGCCCGATGACTGGGCAAACTGGAAAGGCACTTGGGACGACCTGGCCAAAGTCTACGGTTTGAAACACATCGACACCGACATGAGCTCGGCCCAGGAAATCGCCAAGTTCGCCGCCGAGAAAGACAACGCCAGCGCCGATATCGGCGATGTCGGCGCGGCTTTCGGCCCGATCGCGGTCAAGCAAGGCGTGGTTCAACCCTACAAGCCAAGCACCTGGGAACAGGTTCCAGCCTGGGCCAAGGATAAGGACGGCAACTGGGCGCTGGCCTACACCGGCACCATCGCTTTCATCGTCAACAAGAAACTGCTGCACGGCTCCGAAGCACCAACCAAGTGGGCCGACCTGAAAACCGGCAAATACAAAGTCTCCATCGGTGACGTGAGCACTGCGGCCCAGGCTGCCAACGGCGTGCTGGCAGCGGCCCTGGCCAACGGCGGCAACGAGAAGAACCTTCAGCCGGCCCTGTTGATGTTTGCCGAGATCGCCAAGCAAGGGCGCCTGTCCATGGCCAACCCGACCATCGCCACCATGGAAAAAGGTGAAGTCGAAGTGGGTGTGGTCTGGGATTTCAACGGCCTGAGCTACAAGGCCAAGATGGCCAACCCGGATGATTACGTCGTGCTGATCCCGTCCGACGGCTCGGTCATCTCCGGCTACACCACCATCATCAACAAATACGCCAAGCACCCGAACGCCGCCAAACTGGCGCGCGAATACATCTTCAGCGACGCCGGCCAGATCAACTTGGCCAAGGGCAACGCCCGTCCGATCCGCGCCGAGCACCTGACCCTGCCGGAAGAGGTCAAGGCCAAGCTGCTGCCCAACGAGCAGTACAAAGGCGTGACCCCGATCAAAGACGCGGATGCGTGGGAGAAAACCTCCAAGGCACTGCCGCAGATGTGGAATGAACAAGTAATCGTCGAGATGAAGTAA
- a CDS encoding alkaline phosphatase family protein, translated as MKHNVILVVLDGLNYEVARHAMGHLQAYVGAGRAALYKLECELPALSRPLYECILTGVVPLDSGIVHNNVSRLSNQRSIFHYATQAGLSTAAAAYHWVSELYNVSPFIAGRDRHTDNPDLPIQHGHFYWNDHYPDSHLFADAEHLRQRYLPNFLLVHPMNIDDAGHKHGLDTPQYRNSARSADINLAVYLQAWLDGGYQVLVTSDHGMNNDRSHNGLLAEEREVPLFALGDGFSLDPAAAPRQTELCGTICQLLGVDHDKPYCQELLK; from the coding sequence ATGAAGCACAACGTCATCCTGGTGGTGCTCGACGGCCTCAATTATGAAGTCGCCCGGCATGCCATGGGGCATTTGCAGGCTTACGTCGGCGCAGGACGCGCGGCCCTCTACAAACTGGAATGTGAGTTGCCCGCCCTGTCCCGTCCGCTCTACGAATGCATCCTCACCGGCGTCGTGCCCCTCGACAGCGGGATCGTGCACAACAACGTCTCGCGCCTGTCGAACCAGCGCAGCATTTTCCACTACGCCACCCAAGCCGGCTTGAGTACCGCCGCCGCTGCGTATCACTGGGTCAGCGAGCTGTACAACGTGTCACCGTTCATCGCCGGCCGGGATCGTCATACCGACAACCCTGACCTGCCGATCCAGCACGGACATTTCTACTGGAATGACCACTACCCCGATTCCCACTTGTTCGCCGATGCCGAACACCTGCGTCAGCGCTACCTGCCGAACTTTTTGCTGGTGCACCCGATGAACATCGACGATGCCGGCCACAAGCACGGCCTGGACACCCCGCAATACCGCAACAGCGCGCGCTCAGCCGATATCAACCTGGCGGTCTACCTGCAAGCCTGGCTCGACGGCGGCTATCAGGTGCTGGTGACCTCCGACCACGGCATGAACAACGACCGCTCCCACAACGGCCTGTTGGCCGAAGAACGGGAAGTGCCGCTGTTTGCCTTGGGTGACGGCTTCAGTCTCGACCCCGCTGCCGCCCCCCGGCAGACCGAACTGTGCGGCACCATTTGCCAGTTGCTTGGCGTTGACCACGACAAACCCTATTGCCAGGAGTTACTCAAGTGA
- a CDS encoding DUF2182 domain-containing protein yields the protein MAEPQAATQGKRLTGEQLLLLLCLLALTALAWLMLLRMARDMNAPGGMADAAMAGMLMPWSLGDALLMFAMWGVMMIGMMLPSAVPMLLIYQQMLRKRMPAPQRHLALLLFCSAYGLVWAGFALGATALQWALEQLSLLSPGMRVTSTALGAGLLLVAGVYQWLPGKAVCLEHCRGPLHFLLSYWRPDVFGGWRMGLAHGAYCLGCCWALMGLLFVVGVMNLLWVAVIGAFILLEKNLSQGLWLSRLCGVLLLGWSLWLLLGDSLG from the coding sequence ATGGCAGAGCCTCAGGCGGCGACCCAGGGCAAGCGACTGACCGGCGAGCAGTTGCTGTTGCTGCTCTGCCTGCTCGCGCTGACCGCCCTGGCCTGGCTGATGCTGCTGCGCATGGCTCGCGATATGAATGCGCCGGGTGGCATGGCCGATGCGGCAATGGCCGGCATGCTCATGCCCTGGAGCCTGGGCGATGCTCTGCTGATGTTCGCCATGTGGGGGGTGATGATGATCGGCATGATGCTGCCCAGCGCCGTGCCTATGCTGCTGATCTACCAGCAGATGCTGCGCAAACGCATGCCGGCACCGCAGCGACACCTGGCTTTGCTGCTGTTCTGCAGCGCTTATGGCCTGGTCTGGGCTGGCTTCGCCCTGGGCGCCACGGCGCTGCAATGGGCGCTCGAGCAGCTATCCCTGCTCAGTCCGGGGATGCGCGTCACCAGTACCGCGTTGGGCGCCGGCCTGCTGCTGGTCGCAGGCGTCTATCAGTGGCTGCCAGGCAAGGCGGTCTGCCTTGAGCATTGTCGCGGGCCGCTGCACTTTCTTCTCAGCTACTGGCGCCCCGACGTGTTCGGCGGCTGGCGCATGGGCCTGGCCCATGGCGCTTACTGCCTGGGCTGCTGCTGGGCCCTGATGGGCCTGCTGTTTGTGGTCGGCGTGATGAACCTGCTCTGGGTGGCAGTGATCGGTGCCTTCATCCTGCTGGAGAAAAACCTGTCGCAGGGACTCTGGCTCAGTCGTCTCTGCGGTGTGTTATTGCTTGGCTGGAGCCTGTGGCTGCTGCTGGGCGACAGCCTCGGGTAG
- a CDS encoding carboxy terminal-processing peptidase, with product MKHLFPSTALALVIGLGLLPLSSDTFAANSWDKLQPDRDEVIASLNVVELLKRHHYSKPPLDDARSVIIYDSYLKLLDPSRSYFLASDIAEFDKWKTQFDDFLKSGDLNAGFTIYKRYLDRVKARLDFALAELNKGVDKIDFNTKETLLVDRKDAPWLKSTAELDDLWRKRVKDEVLRMKIAGKEPKQIQETLTKRYKNQSARLDQTRAEDIFQAYINTFAMSYDPHTNYLSPDNAENFDINMSLSLEGIGAVLQSDNDQVKIVRLVPAGPADKTKQVSPADKIIGVAQGNKEMVDVVGWRLDEVVKLIRGPKGSVVRLEVIPASNAPNDQTSKIVSITREAVKLEEQAAKKSVLNLKQDGKDYKLGIIEIPAFYLDFKAFRAGDPDYKSTTRDVKKLLTELQKEKVDGVVIDLRNNGGGSLQEATELTSLFIDKGPTVLVRNADGRVDVLEDENPGAFYKGPMALLVNRLSASASEIFAGAMQDYHRALIIGGQTFGKGTVQTIQPLNHGELKLTLAKFYRVSGQSTQHQGVLPDIDYPSIIDTKEIGESALPEAMPWDTIRPAIKPAVDPFKPFLAQLKSEHDTRTAQDAEFVFIRDKLALAQKLMLEKTVTLNEAERRAQHADIEAKQLVMENLRRKAKGEEPLKELKKEDEDLITEPEKTKPEDDAYLSETGRILLDYLKLNTAVAKH from the coding sequence ATGAAGCACCTGTTCCCCAGCACCGCCCTCGCGCTTGTCATTGGCCTTGGCCTGTTGCCGCTGTCGAGCGATACGTTCGCAGCCAACAGCTGGGACAAGCTTCAGCCCGATCGTGACGAGGTGATTGCCAGCCTTAACGTCGTGGAGTTGCTCAAGCGCCATCACTACAGCAAGCCACCGCTCGATGACGCGCGTTCGGTCATCATCTACGACAGCTACCTGAAGCTGCTAGATCCATCGCGCAGTTATTTCCTGGCCAGCGACATCGCCGAATTCGACAAGTGGAAAACCCAGTTCGACGACTTCCTCAAGAGCGGCGACCTGAACGCCGGGTTCACCATCTACAAGCGCTACCTGGACCGCGTGAAAGCGCGCCTGGATTTCGCCCTTGCCGAGCTGAACAAAGGCGTCGACAAGATCGACTTCAATACCAAGGAAACCTTGCTGGTCGATCGCAAGGACGCCCCTTGGCTCAAAAGCACAGCCGAACTCGATGACCTGTGGCGCAAACGCGTCAAGGACGAGGTGCTGCGCATGAAGATCGCCGGCAAGGAACCCAAGCAGATCCAGGAAACCCTGACCAAGCGCTACAAGAACCAATCGGCTCGCCTGGACCAGACCCGCGCAGAAGACATCTTCCAGGCGTACATCAACACCTTCGCCATGTCCTACGACCCGCACACCAATTATCTGTCGCCAGATAACGCGGAAAACTTCGACATCAACATGAGCCTGTCCCTGGAAGGCATCGGTGCGGTGCTGCAGAGCGATAACGATCAAGTGAAGATCGTGCGCCTGGTACCCGCGGGCCCGGCGGACAAGACCAAACAGGTCAGCCCGGCGGACAAGATCATCGGCGTCGCCCAAGGCAACAAGGAAATGGTCGACGTGGTCGGCTGGCGCCTGGACGAAGTGGTCAAGCTGATCCGTGGCCCCAAAGGCTCGGTGGTGCGCCTGGAAGTCATCCCGGCCAGCAATGCGCCGAACGACCAGACCAGCAAGATCGTGTCGATTACCCGTGAAGCGGTGAAGCTGGAAGAACAGGCGGCGAAGAAATCGGTCCTCAACCTCAAGCAGGACGGCAAGGACTACAAGCTCGGCATCATCGAGATCCCGGCTTTCTATCTGGACTTCAAGGCGTTCCGCGCCGGGGACCCGGACTACAAGAGCACCACTCGCGACGTCAAGAAGCTGCTGACCGAGCTGCAGAAGGAAAAGGTCGACGGTGTGGTGATCGACTTGCGCAACAATGGCGGCGGCTCCCTGCAGGAAGCCACCGAGTTGACCAGCCTGTTCATCGACAAAGGCCCGACCGTGCTGGTGCGTAACGCCGATGGCCGGGTGGATGTGCTGGAAGACGAAAACCCCGGGGCGTTCTACAAGGGGCCGATGGCCTTGCTGGTCAATCGCCTGTCGGCTTCGGCCTCGGAGATTTTCGCCGGCGCCATGCAGGACTATCACCGGGCATTGATCATCGGCGGGCAGACCTTCGGCAAAGGCACCGTGCAGACTATCCAGCCGCTCAACCACGGTGAACTGAAGCTGACCCTGGCCAAGTTCTACCGGGTTTCCGGCCAGAGTACCCAGCACCAGGGCGTACTGCCTGATATCGATTACCCGTCGATCATCGACACCAAGGAAATCGGCGAAAGCGCCCTGCCCGAAGCCATGCCGTGGGACACCATCCGCCCGGCGATCAAACCGGCCGTGGACCCGTTCAAGCCGTTCCTGGCTCAGCTCAAGTCCGAGCATGACACCCGCACGGCCCAGGACGCAGAGTTTGTCTTCATCCGCGACAAGCTGGCCCTGGCGCAAAAGCTGATGCTGGAGAAAACTGTCACGCTCAACGAAGCCGAACGTCGCGCCCAGCATGCCGACATCGAAGCCAAGCAACTGGTCATGGAAAACCTGCGTCGCAAGGCCAAGGGCGAAGAGCCGCTCAAAGAGTTGAAGAAAGAGGACGAAGACCTGATCACCGAACCGGAAAAAACCAAGCCGGAAGACGATGCCTACCTGAGCGAGACCGGGCGAATCCTGCTGGATTACCTGAAACTCAACACGGCCGTCGCCAAGCACTAA
- a CDS encoding zinc-binding dehydrogenase, translating to MKALQGVEGQVVWADEPSPACDVGQVRIRVAAAGLNRADLLQKAGLYPPPPGASQVLGLECSGVISEVGPGSSWQVGDRVCALLAGGGMAEEVVVDSRHVLPVPEGLTLAEAAALPEVYGTAWLNLFQLAGLKPGEKVLLHAGASGVGSAAIQLCKAFGNPCWVSVGSADRLSYCEALGAQGGVVRTDGLESLDDFGPFDVILDPVGANYAQLNVKLLSVDGRWVLIGLMGGREAQLDLAQMLGKRIQLLGSTLRSRDDQFKADLISELGQQVWPLFADKRLSPQLAKTFAITDAEAAFAELATNKVSGKLVLVIDESLS from the coding sequence GTGAAAGCATTGCAAGGCGTTGAAGGCCAAGTGGTATGGGCAGATGAGCCAAGTCCGGCGTGTGATGTCGGGCAAGTTCGCATTCGTGTGGCGGCTGCGGGCCTGAATCGGGCCGATTTGTTACAAAAAGCCGGGCTTTATCCGCCGCCACCCGGTGCCAGCCAGGTGCTGGGGCTGGAATGTTCCGGGGTAATCAGCGAGGTCGGGCCGGGTTCGTCCTGGCAGGTGGGCGACCGCGTTTGCGCCTTGCTGGCCGGTGGCGGGATGGCCGAGGAAGTGGTGGTCGATAGCCGGCATGTCTTGCCAGTGCCCGAGGGCCTGACGTTGGCTGAAGCGGCCGCGCTGCCTGAGGTCTACGGCACCGCGTGGCTGAATTTGTTTCAACTGGCCGGGCTCAAGCCGGGTGAAAAAGTCCTGCTGCACGCAGGGGCCAGTGGCGTCGGCTCGGCTGCGATCCAGTTGTGCAAGGCGTTTGGCAATCCGTGCTGGGTGAGTGTCGGTTCGGCTGACCGCTTGAGTTATTGCGAAGCGCTGGGGGCCCAGGGCGGTGTGGTGCGCACCGATGGCCTGGAGAGTCTGGACGACTTCGGCCCCTTCGACGTGATCCTCGATCCGGTGGGCGCCAACTACGCCCAGCTCAACGTGAAACTTTTGTCAGTTGACGGGCGCTGGGTGCTTATTGGCCTGATGGGTGGGCGCGAGGCCCAACTGGATCTGGCGCAGATGCTGGGCAAGCGTATCCAATTGCTCGGCTCGACCTTGCGCAGCCGTGACGATCAGTTCAAGGCCGACCTGATCAGCGAGCTGGGGCAGCAGGTGTGGCCACTGTTTGCCGACAAACGCCTGAGCCCGCAACTGGCCAAGACCTTCGCGATCACGGATGCCGAAGCGGCGTTCGCGGAGCTGGCGACCAACAAGGTGTCTGGGAAGTTGGTGTTGGTGATCGATGAGAGCCTGAGCTAA
- a CDS encoding ABC transporter permease, giving the protein MSRAEPGSVGLYHRLVVYLLFAILLLPLAGTLVYSIASSWSATVLPSGFTFKWYVQLWSDPRFLHAFGQSLIVCVGALVLSVVLILPLLFVVHYHFPRLDALMNILILLPFAVPPVVSSVGLLQLYGSGPLAMVGTPWILIGCYFTVALPFMYRAITNNLQAINLRDLMDAAQLLGASTFQAALLVVLPNLRKGLMVALLLSFSFLFGEFVFANILVGTRYETLQVYLNNMRNSSGHFTSALVISYFFFVLVLTWAANILNKDKSQ; this is encoded by the coding sequence ATGTCTCGCGCTGAACCGGGCTCCGTCGGGCTCTATCATCGGCTGGTGGTGTACCTGCTGTTCGCCATCCTGCTACTGCCTCTGGCGGGCACGCTGGTCTACTCCATCGCCAGCAGTTGGTCGGCCACCGTGCTACCCAGCGGCTTTACCTTCAAATGGTATGTGCAGTTGTGGAGCGATCCGCGTTTTCTCCACGCCTTCGGTCAATCACTGATCGTCTGCGTCGGCGCGCTGGTGCTTTCGGTGGTGTTGATTCTGCCGCTGCTGTTCGTGGTGCATTACCACTTCCCCAGACTCGACGCGCTGATGAACATCCTCATCCTGCTGCCCTTCGCGGTACCGCCGGTGGTGTCGTCGGTGGGGCTGCTGCAACTCTATGGCTCCGGGCCGCTGGCGATGGTGGGCACGCCGTGGATCCTGATCGGCTGCTACTTCACCGTCGCCCTGCCGTTCATGTACCGGGCGATCACCAACAACCTGCAAGCCATCAACCTGCGCGACCTGATGGACGCCGCCCAACTGCTTGGCGCCAGCACCTTCCAGGCAGCGCTGCTGGTGGTGCTGCCAAACCTGCGCAAGGGCTTGATGGTGGCGTTGCTGCTGTCTTTCTCGTTCCTGTTCGGTGAATTCGTGTTTGCCAACATCCTCGTCGGTACCCGCTATGAAACCCTGCAGGTGTACCTGAACAACATGCGCAACAGCAGCGGTCACTTCACCAGTGCTCTGGTGATTTCCTACTTCTTCTTCGTACTGGTCCTGACCTGGGCGGCCAACATCTTGAACAAGGACAAAAGCCAATGA
- a CDS encoding DUF1326 domain-containing protein: MAIAEWRMQGVEFIACNCNWGCPCQFDAPPTRGHCQAVASMRVERGYFNQVALEGLCWAATFAWPGAIHEGNGSCQVFIDERADEAQRQALLTILSGLESDPGANVFQVFSSTMTEVFEPLFVPITLSIDVDQRLAHLDIPGVLQASGEPIRSPIDGSPHRVRLSLPNGFEFLEAEVASGSYQTHSALKLQSQDSHSHLAHVHFTGHGIEP; encoded by the coding sequence ATGGCCATCGCCGAATGGCGCATGCAGGGCGTCGAATTCATTGCCTGCAACTGCAATTGGGGTTGCCCCTGTCAATTCGATGCACCACCGACCCGTGGCCACTGCCAGGCGGTGGCGTCGATGCGAGTGGAGCGCGGGTATTTCAATCAGGTAGCGCTGGAAGGCTTGTGCTGGGCCGCTACCTTCGCCTGGCCGGGCGCCATCCATGAGGGCAATGGCAGTTGTCAGGTGTTCATCGATGAACGTGCCGACGAGGCGCAACGCCAGGCCCTGCTGACCATCCTCTCTGGCCTGGAGAGCGACCCCGGGGCCAACGTGTTTCAGGTGTTCAGCAGCACCATGACTGAAGTGTTCGAACCGCTGTTCGTGCCCATCACCCTGTCCATCGATGTCGACCAGCGCTTGGCGCACCTGGACATTCCAGGCGTGCTGCAGGCCAGCGGCGAGCCGATCCGCAGCCCGATCGACGGTTCACCTCACCGAGTCCGCCTGTCCCTGCCCAACGGCTTCGAGTTCCTTGAGGCCGAAGTCGCCAGCGGCAGCTATCAGACGCATTCAGCCCTCAAGCTACAATCCCAGGACAGTCATAGCCACCTCGCCCACGTGCACTTCACCGGCCATGGCATAGAGCCGTAA
- a CDS encoding ABC transporter permease subunit, producing the protein MTRGKWLAALCLVPFAIFFIVFQIAPLLWVLVNSLESEEFGWGLANFSKIFSSKFYLQAIQHSLEISFWSSVFGIVIAVLGSYSLRRVDSRLRNFVNAFANMTSNFAGVPLAFAFIILLGFNGSITIMLKQAGIIEDFNLYSKTGLIILYTYFQIPLGVLLLYPAFDALREDWRESAELLGANGWQFWRHIGLPVLTPALLGTFVILLANALGAYATVYALTTGNFNVLPIRIAAMVSGDISLDPNMASALAVVLVALMTLVTIVHQLLLKRSYHVSR; encoded by the coding sequence ATGACGCGCGGCAAATGGCTGGCAGCGTTGTGCCTGGTGCCCTTCGCGATTTTCTTCATCGTGTTCCAGATCGCCCCGCTGCTCTGGGTGCTGGTCAACAGCCTGGAATCGGAAGAGTTCGGCTGGGGCCTGGCCAACTTCAGCAAGATCTTCAGTTCCAAGTTCTACCTGCAAGCGATCCAGCACAGCCTGGAAATCAGCTTCTGGTCCAGCGTGTTCGGCATCGTCATCGCCGTGCTTGGCAGCTATTCCCTGCGCCGCGTGGATTCTCGGCTGCGTAACTTCGTCAACGCCTTTGCCAACATGACCAGCAACTTTGCCGGCGTGCCCCTGGCCTTCGCCTTCATCATTTTGCTGGGGTTCAACGGCAGCATCACGATCATGCTCAAGCAAGCGGGGATCATCGAGGATTTCAACCTGTACTCGAAAACCGGGCTGATCATTCTCTACACCTACTTCCAGATCCCGCTGGGCGTACTGCTGCTCTATCCGGCCTTCGACGCCCTGCGCGAAGACTGGCGCGAGTCCGCCGAACTGCTGGGTGCCAACGGCTGGCAATTCTGGCGGCACATCGGCTTGCCGGTACTGACCCCGGCGCTGCTGGGCACGTTCGTGATCCTGCTGGCCAATGCCCTCGGCGCCTATGCCACGGTCTATGCGCTGACCACCGGTAACTTCAACGTCCTGCCGATTCGCATCGCCGCCATGGTCTCCGGGGATATTTCCCTCGACCCGAACATGGCCAGTGCCCTGGCCGTGGTGCTAGTGGCGCTGATGACCCTGGTGACCATCGTCCATCAGTTGCTGCTCAAGAGGAGCTACCATGTCTCGCGCTGA
- a CDS encoding HAD family hydrolase — MALAIFDLDETLIHGDCATLWSEQMGRLGWVDPESFMQRNNALMDAYSHGKLSMEEYMDFSLEPMIGRTPEEIEHLVAPWVEDFIEPIIFSDATKTIAEHRKAGDRILVISASGTHLVKPIAERLGIDEILAINLEVTHGVYSGKTEGILTYREGKIARLLDWLDAEEENLEGASFYSDSRNDLPLLLRVDFPHVVNPDPVLKAHAELAGWPIHTWK; from the coding sequence ATGGCCCTGGCAATTTTTGATCTGGACGAAACCCTGATCCACGGCGACTGCGCCACCCTCTGGAGCGAACAGATGGGGCGCCTGGGCTGGGTCGATCCCGAATCGTTCATGCAGCGCAACAACGCGCTGATGGACGCTTACAGCCACGGCAAGCTGAGCATGGAAGAGTACATGGACTTCAGCCTGGAACCGATGATCGGTCGTACCCCGGAAGAAATCGAGCACCTGGTGGCGCCGTGGGTGGAAGACTTCATTGAACCGATCATCTTCAGCGACGCCACCAAGACCATCGCCGAACACCGCAAGGCCGGCGACCGGATCCTGGTGATCTCGGCCTCAGGCACGCATCTGGTCAAGCCGATTGCCGAACGCCTGGGCATCGACGAGATCCTGGCGATCAATCTTGAAGTGACCCATGGGGTGTACAGCGGCAAGACCGAGGGCATCCTCACCTACCGCGAAGGCAAGATCGCACGACTGCTGGACTGGCTGGATGCCGAGGAAGAAAACCTGGAGGGCGCGAGTTTCTATTCCGATTCGCGCAATGACTTGCCGCTATTGCTGCGGGTGGACTTCCCCCACGTAGTCAACCCGGACCCGGTGTTGAAGGCCCATGCCGAACTGGCCGGGTGGCCAATCCATACCTGGAAATAA
- a CDS encoding ABC transporter ATP-binding protein, with product MSYVSVQHLQKSYAGTPVFSDINCEIGKGEFVTLLGPSGCGKSTLLRCIAGLTAVDAGQILLDGQDIVPLSPQKRGIGMVFQSYALFPNMTVEQNVAFGLRMQKVEAEDSRQRVLEILRLVELHDFAARYPHQLSGGQCQRVALARSLVTRPRLLLLDEPLSALDARIRKHLREQIRQIQRELGLTTIFVTHDQEEALTMSDRIFLMNQGKIVQSGDAETLYTAPVDVFAAGFIGNYNLLDADSASKLLQRPVNGRIAIRPEAIELSYNGQADALIRSHSLLGNVIRYRVEARGVELVVDVLNRSAADLHPDGTRLSLSIDPSALCEVA from the coding sequence ATGAGCTACGTCAGCGTCCAACACCTGCAAAAAAGCTACGCCGGCACGCCGGTGTTCAGCGACATCAACTGCGAGATCGGCAAAGGCGAATTCGTCACCCTCCTCGGCCCTTCCGGCTGCGGCAAGTCCACGCTGTTGCGCTGCATTGCCGGCCTGACCGCAGTGGATGCCGGCCAGATTCTGCTGGACGGCCAAGACATCGTCCCGCTAAGCCCGCAGAAACGCGGGATCGGCATGGTGTTCCAGAGTTACGCCCTGTTCCCCAACATGACCGTGGAGCAGAACGTCGCCTTTGGCCTGCGCATGCAAAAGGTCGAGGCCGAGGACAGCCGCCAGCGGGTGCTGGAAATTTTGCGCCTGGTGGAACTGCATGATTTTGCCGCCCGCTATCCCCATCAACTCTCTGGCGGCCAATGCCAGCGCGTGGCCCTGGCCCGCTCCCTGGTCACCCGCCCGCGCCTGTTGCTGCTGGACGAACCGCTGTCGGCCCTGGACGCACGGATTCGTAAACACCTGCGCGAACAGATCCGTCAGATCCAGCGCGAGCTGGGCCTGACCACGATCTTTGTCACACACGACCAGGAAGAAGCCCTGACCATGTCCGACCGGATTTTCCTGATGAACCAGGGAAAGATCGTACAAAGCGGCGATGCCGAAACCCTCTACACTGCGCCGGTCGATGTCTTTGCCGCTGGCTTTATCGGCAACTACAACCTGCTGGACGCCGACAGCGCCAGCAAACTGCTGCAACGTCCGGTGAACGGCCGCATCGCCATTCGCCCGGAAGCCATCGAGCTGAGCTACAACGGCCAGGCCGATGCGCTGATTCGCAGCCACAGCCTTCTGGGCAACGTGATTCGTTACCGAGTGGAGGCCCGTGGCGTGGAGTTGGTAGTGGATGTGCTCAATCGCTCGGCTGCCGATCTGCACCCCGATGGCACACGTCTGTCACTTTCCATCGATCCGTCGGCACTGTGTGAGGTAGCCTGA